Proteins encoded by one window of Halococcus salifodinae DSM 8989:
- a CDS encoding MarR family transcriptional regulator produces MSATTDHAQTDGALSKTEYRDRLRELPPSAKLVAKVLESDSPLSQGQLADESLLPDRTVRYALNRLEDVELVGSRYSFHDARKQVYFLNT; encoded by the coding sequence ATGAGTGCCACGACGGACCACGCACAAACCGACGGCGCGCTGTCGAAGACCGAGTACCGCGATCGCTTGCGCGAACTCCCCCCGAGCGCGAAGCTCGTCGCCAAGGTCCTCGAATCCGATTCGCCGCTCTCGCAGGGCCAGCTCGCCGACGAGTCGCTGCTCCCCGACAGAACCGTTCGCTACGCGCTCAACAGGCTCGAAGACGTCGAGCTCGTCGGCTCACGGTACAGCTTCCACGACGCGCGCAAGCAGGTCTACTTCCTCAACACGTAG
- a CDS encoding class I SAM-dependent methyltransferase: MKGQEWYQADEIAETYESKRFSDGGRLIDEREKRAVLSAVGPVEGKRMLEIACGTGRFTTMLAERGADIVGLDISPAMLQEGRKKARAAGVADHLEFMRGDAARLPFPDDHFQTVIAMRFFHLADTPASFLAEMQRVARDQVVFDTFRRFSTRSIYNWLLPMGSRLYARMEVEQLLDGAGLRLADEEHDFVLPYGLYRKLPDRLAGRLREVDTAVMESPIGDHVASVSYWDARLKR; the protein is encoded by the coding sequence GTGAAGGGACAGGAGTGGTACCAGGCCGACGAGATCGCCGAGACCTACGAGTCGAAGCGGTTCTCCGACGGCGGCCGGCTGATCGACGAGCGCGAGAAGCGAGCCGTGCTCTCGGCGGTCGGTCCGGTCGAGGGCAAGCGAATGCTCGAGATCGCCTGCGGAACGGGGCGATTCACCACGATGCTCGCCGAGCGCGGCGCGGACATCGTGGGTCTCGACATCTCCCCCGCAATGTTGCAGGAGGGCCGAAAGAAGGCCCGCGCGGCGGGCGTCGCCGACCACCTCGAGTTCATGCGCGGTGACGCCGCTCGGCTCCCTTTCCCCGACGATCACTTTCAAACTGTTATCGCGATGCGGTTTTTCCACCTCGCCGACACTCCGGCCTCCTTCCTCGCGGAGATGCAGCGGGTCGCACGCGATCAGGTGGTCTTCGACACCTTCCGACGTTTCAGCACCCGGAGCATCTACAACTGGCTCCTCCCGATGGGATCGCGGCTCTATGCTCGAATGGAGGTCGAACAGCTGCTCGACGGCGCTGGCCTCCGGCTCGCCGACGAGGAACACGACTTCGTCCTCCCGTACGGCCTGTATCGCAAGCTCCCCGATCGGCTGGCGGGTCGTCTTCGTGAGGTCGATACGGCCGTCATGGAGTCGCCGATCGGCGACCACGTGGCGTCGGTGTCGTACTGGGACGCACGACTGAAGCGTTAG
- a CDS encoding pyridoxamine 5'-phosphate oxidase family protein, with translation MASIPESFHDLFERETFAHFTTMMPDGTPQATPVWVDYDPDAGRVLVNTARGRQKEQNVVRNPKVALSMVDPDDPYRFVSVRGEVDELTEDGAVEHIHQLARRYMDVEEYPGLEDEEGARVQIRIRPDDVAAGGAD, from the coding sequence ATGGCGTCGATCCCGGAGTCGTTCCACGATCTGTTCGAGCGCGAGACGTTCGCCCATTTCACCACGATGATGCCCGACGGCACGCCCCAGGCGACACCGGTCTGGGTGGATTACGACCCTGACGCCGGCCGCGTGCTGGTCAATACGGCGCGGGGCCGACAGAAAGAGCAGAACGTCGTCCGGAATCCGAAGGTCGCGCTCTCGATGGTCGATCCCGACGACCCCTACCGGTTCGTCTCAGTGCGTGGCGAGGTCGACGAGCTCACCGAGGACGGAGCGGTCGAGCACATCCACCAGCTCGCACGCCGATACATGGACGTCGAGGAGTATCCTGGCCTCGAAGACGAGGAGGGTGCGCGCGTCCAGATCCGGATCCGGCCCGACGACGTCGCCGCCGGCGGGGCCGACTGA
- a CDS encoding MBL fold metallo-hydrolase, which produces MEPERVPIPVDTAAPGGTTNAYVLGSDRAVLIDPAAETDTLDAVLDGRQIDTVLVTHAHPDHVGGVARYADRGATVLARAGYEDRFERATGVVPDDTVRDGATIETDVGTVRVASTPGHAPDHVALAFDGGILVGDLAIASGSVVVGSGEGDMRGYLTALRRLHARDPERLYPGHGPAIDEPRTVLERLLTHRLDRETAVLRAVIGGAETVTEITDAAYEKDVSGVRGLAEATVEAHLEKLAVEERVAWDGVRASAREAFLRRERETGS; this is translated from the coding sequence ATGGAGCCCGAGCGGGTCCCGATCCCGGTCGACACCGCCGCGCCCGGCGGCACGACGAACGCCTATGTGCTCGGCAGCGATCGCGCCGTGCTGATCGATCCCGCAGCCGAGACGGACACACTCGACGCCGTGCTCGACGGGCGGCAGATCGATACTGTTCTCGTCACCCACGCCCATCCCGACCACGTCGGTGGCGTCGCGAGGTACGCCGACCGCGGGGCCACCGTTCTCGCACGGGCTGGTTACGAAGACCGATTCGAGCGCGCGACCGGGGTCGTTCCCGACGACACGGTTCGTGACGGAGCCACGATCGAGACCGATGTGGGGACAGTGCGGGTGGCATCGACGCCGGGTCACGCTCCCGATCACGTCGCGCTCGCGTTCGATGGCGGGATTCTCGTCGGTGATCTCGCGATCGCGTCGGGGAGCGTGGTCGTGGGATCGGGCGAGGGTGACATGCGCGGGTACCTCACCGCACTCCGACGGCTCCACGCCCGCGATCCCGAGCGGCTGTACCCGGGCCACGGGCCGGCGATCGACGAACCACGGACAGTTTTGGAACGGCTGCTCACCCACCGTCTTGATCGAGAGACGGCGGTGCTGCGGGCGGTGATAGGGGGTGCGGAGACGGTCACGGAAATCACCGACGCGGCCTACGAGAAGGACGTCTCGGGAGTCCGGGGGCTTGCGGAAGCGACGGTCGAGGCCCATCTCGAAAAGCTCGCGGTCGAGGAGCGGGTGGCGTGGGACGGCGTGCGGGCGAGCGCGCGAGAAGCGTTTTTGCGGCGCGAGCGCGAAACGGGGTCGTGA